Proteins encoded by one window of Candidatus Nitrosocosmicus hydrocola:
- a CDS encoding methane monooxygenase/ammonia monooxygenase subunit B — MNKKSGNKTAMVFLIVTFVAGASILASIIALLPLADGHGVQAQLQSRFVRINNEAFSAQSLNTGDTLVVTGELQSLVNRPMRGWISLFSESTNAGNRWEFVSRDPPGNIIEIQPQETIPYRIEAKALEPGIYHVHTQLNLATVGPGLGPGQTIQVVGEPILKPIPWNNIIYQSIIIAAGLGVTFATRPWQVI, encoded by the coding sequence ATGAATAAGAAGAGCGGCAACAAAACCGCTATGGTGTTTCTAATTGTAACTTTTGTAGCAGGAGCATCCATATTAGCTAGTATTATTGCGTTACTTCCATTGGCTGATGGACACGGTGTTCAGGCACAGCTTCAAAGTAGGTTCGTAAGAATCAATAATGAAGCATTCTCTGCACAATCACTAAACACTGGTGACACATTGGTTGTTACAGGAGAGCTTCAGAGTCTTGTGAACAGACCTATGAGAGGTTGGATATCTTTGTTCAGTGAGTCTACTAATGCTGGTAACAGATGGGAATTCGTTAGTCGAGATCCACCAGGCAATATAATCGAAATTCAACCCCAAGAAACCATTCCATACCGGATAGAAGCAAAGGCACTTGAACCTGGAATTTATCATGTTCATACTCAATTGAACTTAGCAACTGTAGGACCAGGACTAGGCCCGGGCCAAACGATCCAAGTGGTAGGTGAACCTATACTTAAACCAATTCCATGGAATAACATAATATACCAGAGCATAATCATTGCTGCTGGACTAGGAGTTACTTTTGCTACCAGACCATGGCAAGTAATATAA
- a CDS encoding ammonia monooxygenase, with protein sequence MVWLRRTTHYLFIVVVAVNSTLLTINAGDYIFYTDWAWTSFVVFSISQSTMLVVGAIYYMLFTGVPGTATYYATIMTIYTWVAKGAWFALGYPYDFVVVPVWIPSAMLLDLAYWATRRNKHAAILIGGVLVGMSLPLFNMINLLLVADPLEMAFKYPRPTLPPYMTPIEPQVGKFYNSPVALGAGAGAVLCVPIAALGAKLNTWTYRWMAAWSKWD encoded by the coding sequence ATGGTCTGGTTAAGACGTACAACTCACTATTTATTCATAGTTGTTGTTGCAGTTAACAGTACGTTGCTTACAATCAACGCAGGAGATTATATCTTCTATACTGACTGGGCGTGGACATCATTTGTCGTATTTTCAATTTCTCAATCCACAATGCTTGTGGTTGGAGCCATATACTATATGTTGTTTACAGGTGTTCCCGGCACAGCTACGTATTATGCGACTATAATGACTATATATACATGGGTTGCAAAAGGTGCATGGTTTGCATTGGGATATCCATACGACTTTGTCGTGGTTCCTGTTTGGATACCGTCGGCTATGTTGTTGGATTTGGCGTACTGGGCAACAAGGAGAAACAAGCACGCGGCTATATTAATTGGTGGTGTGTTGGTAGGAATGTCGCTGCCACTATTTAATATGATCAACTTGTTGTTAGTTGCCGATCCCCTAGAAATGGCATTCAAGTATCCTAGACCCACCTTACCTCCATACATGACCCCGATTGAGCCTCAGGTAGGAAAGTTCTATAACAGTCCTGTTGCGTTGGGAGCCGGTGCGGGAGCTGTGCTTTGTGTGCCTATAGCGGCATTGGGTGCAAAACTCAATACTTGGACATACAGATGGATGGCAGCCTGGAGTAAGTGGGACTAA
- a CDS encoding integrase — protein sequence MKQNCNDKTAKVRYNHSIRYMDYLFDESKVHELLTYSTDKRLHIMKALSSLSKFCGKNDEWKLILKKYNITWSTANTTAGEYNLMFDNVFNNGYLHMIEEVRKLIRLLKPLGKSNIILFNVLTGLRPQEAIDSYNLLLSEKRDFYLSENKKLLQHYKYPDLFFRRTKKAFISIINDNILSLAGENKTPPLTYNSLRLFTNRNKEQFKMSYCRKIFATFLRNEGVELEIIDLLQGRSPTSVFARHYYRPPMEKFENIRNKLSKLYNMINEK from the coding sequence TTGAAACAAAATTGTAATGATAAGACTGCAAAAGTAAGGTATAATCATTCGATAAGGTATATGGATTATTTATTTGACGAATCAAAAGTTCATGAATTGTTGACATATTCTACAGACAAGAGATTACATATAATGAAGGCCTTATCTTCTTTATCCAAATTCTGTGGAAAAAATGACGAATGGAAACTAATATTGAAAAAGTACAATATAACTTGGTCGACAGCAAATACAACAGCAGGAGAATATAATCTAATGTTTGATAATGTTTTTAACAACGGGTATTTACACATGATAGAAGAAGTAAGAAAACTAATCAGACTTCTAAAACCTCTGGGCAAATCAAATATTATACTATTTAACGTATTGACGGGTTTAAGACCTCAAGAAGCTATAGATTCTTATAATCTACTACTTTCTGAAAAAAGGGATTTCTATCTATCTGAGAATAAGAAATTGTTGCAACATTATAAGTATCCAGATTTGTTCTTTAGAAGGACTAAAAAGGCATTCATCTCCATAATAAACGACAATATCCTATCTTTAGCAGGAGAGAATAAGACCCCACCTTTAACGTATAATTCTCTAAGGCTATTTACAAATAGGAATAAAGAACAATTTAAGATGTCCTATTGCCGTAAAATCTTTGCTACATTTCTAAGGAATGAAGGAGTGGAATTGGAGATAATTGACTTGCTACAAGGTCGAAGTCCTACTTCGGTATTTGCTAGACATTATTATCGACCACCTATGGAAAAGTTTGAAAATATAAGAAACAAACTAAGCAAATTGTATAACATGATTAATGAAAAATAA
- a CDS encoding DUF1772 domain-containing protein yields the protein MNKLSVVLIVVIVFVWLLIISFGASIFEAFIIYPNIFYDVPTSLETSVEFMAIYEPIDFFPPLGLVTLLIGIIVSILTWKLKFATYWLIGSPIIILVGELLFSATFFWPKNTIMFSEGITLHSVENLRVTAQDFQTGQLLRLSMNGVAAIMSFIGMLNFHRAILAKNQLDAK from the coding sequence TTGAATAAATTATCCGTTGTTCTTATAGTTGTTATTGTTTTTGTCTGGTTACTGATAATATCTTTTGGCGCTAGTATCTTTGAGGCCTTTATTATTTATCCGAATATCTTCTATGATGTACCTACATCATTAGAGACATCTGTCGAATTCATGGCAATTTATGAGCCAATTGACTTCTTTCCTCCACTTGGATTGGTTACTCTTCTTATAGGAATTATAGTATCAATCCTTACGTGGAAGTTAAAATTTGCGACATATTGGTTGATTGGCAGCCCAATCATTATTCTTGTTGGAGAATTACTCTTCTCGGCAACTTTCTTTTGGCCAAAAAATACAATCATGTTTTCAGAAGGAATTACACTGCACTCTGTTGAAAATCTTAGGGTGACTGCTCAGGATTTTCAAACTGGCCAATTGTTAAGATTATCTATGAATGGAGTTGCAGCCATCATGTCATTTATAGGCATGTTAAATTTTCATAGGGCTATATTAGCAAAAAATCAATTGGATGCTAAATGA
- a CDS encoding 2-oxoacid:acceptor oxidoreductase subunit alpha: MLISRESITWVIGGPQGSGVDSASHIFLKSIAMSGLNVFGRREYHSNIKGEHSYFSVRFSDQVVRSHVDEIDILATFDAETIVRHSPFLVDGGILIYDPDVIAKKIEEIHTLDTSSESRVKHILQKSNREYNLSELLAELKERKVILVELPYFRLIKEFSEQIQDNSLSKLARITNVMSLAASLAVLNFDTALMTRGIQATFVNKPKISEINVNAALFTYEYINKNFKHLPENYSNFIKVKNQNEEQVIIAQGNQTSPLGKIVAGCRFQTYYPITPATDDSEYLESNQILKQKDEHNGSVVVIQTEDEIAAITMAIGAALTGVRACTTTSGPGFSLMAEALGWAGINEVPILVSLYQRAGPSTGLPTRQEQGDLLFAIHAGHGEFPKIVYASGDIEESFYDTIRVFNYAEIFQTPVIHLLDKYLANSIITCSPFDYKTKKIQRGKFSDEIDNLKDDKSEVYKRFKLSDDPISERASLGMEGKIFWNTGDEHDELGHITEDPNTRISMMEKRLSKLEYIQKVIPLEEQVAVEFETDMNSNTNKLVVIMSWGSTKGAILDSLDKIISEKQDVSFLFIQIKLLNPFPGKRLQEIIKSKIDQIKNHSQSFSEKDITYIIIEMNYLSQLDILIKQNTEVQTNFNILKYNGRPMSHTEIYDSLNNILNNNSQKRVILSNGV; the protein is encoded by the coding sequence ATGTTAATTTCTAGAGAGTCCATAACTTGGGTTATTGGTGGGCCTCAAGGAAGTGGAGTTGATTCTGCATCCCACATCTTTCTAAAATCGATAGCAATGTCAGGATTGAATGTATTTGGAAGACGAGAATACCATTCAAACATTAAGGGTGAGCATAGTTACTTTTCAGTAAGATTTTCAGATCAAGTTGTGAGATCTCATGTTGATGAAATAGATATACTAGCTACATTTGATGCTGAAACTATTGTGAGACATTCTCCCTTCCTAGTAGATGGTGGAATACTTATTTATGATCCGGATGTTATTGCAAAAAAGATAGAAGAAATTCACACATTGGACACGTCTTCTGAGTCTCGAGTGAAACATATTTTACAGAAGAGTAATAGGGAGTATAATTTAAGTGAATTACTTGCTGAATTGAAGGAACGGAAAGTAATCCTGGTAGAACTGCCCTATTTTCGGCTAATAAAAGAGTTTTCAGAGCAAATACAAGATAATTCTCTGAGTAAATTAGCAAGAATCACTAATGTAATGTCGTTGGCAGCTTCTTTAGCTGTTTTGAATTTTGACACTGCATTGATGACACGAGGAATACAAGCCACATTTGTAAATAAGCCCAAAATTTCAGAAATCAATGTGAATGCTGCATTGTTTACTTACGAATATATTAATAAAAACTTTAAGCATCTACCAGAAAATTATTCAAATTTCATCAAAGTGAAAAACCAAAATGAAGAACAAGTGATAATAGCACAAGGAAATCAGACATCGCCTCTGGGTAAAATTGTTGCTGGTTGCAGATTTCAGACATATTATCCTATTACACCAGCTACTGACGACAGTGAGTACCTGGAATCGAATCAAATCTTGAAACAAAAAGATGAACATAATGGTTCAGTTGTGGTAATACAGACAGAAGATGAAATTGCTGCGATTACAATGGCAATCGGAGCAGCATTAACTGGAGTTAGAGCTTGTACAACCACTTCAGGCCCAGGATTTTCTCTTATGGCAGAAGCTCTAGGATGGGCGGGTATTAATGAGGTCCCAATACTAGTAAGCTTGTACCAGCGTGCGGGCCCCTCTACGGGTCTCCCTACACGACAGGAGCAAGGAGATTTATTATTTGCAATACATGCAGGCCATGGAGAATTTCCCAAAATCGTTTATGCTTCTGGAGATATTGAAGAAAGCTTTTATGACACCATCAGGGTTTTCAATTACGCAGAGATCTTTCAAACTCCGGTGATACACTTGTTGGACAAATATTTAGCAAATAGCATCATCACTTGTTCGCCTTTCGATTACAAAACAAAAAAAATTCAAAGAGGAAAGTTTTCTGACGAGATCGACAATTTGAAAGACGATAAAAGCGAGGTTTATAAGAGATTCAAGTTAAGTGACGACCCTATTTCTGAACGTGCTTCTCTCGGAATGGAAGGCAAAATATTTTGGAATACTGGGGATGAACATGATGAATTGGGGCACATAACAGAAGATCCAAATACAAGAATTTCGATGATGGAAAAGCGCTTATCAAAATTAGAGTATATTCAGAAAGTAATACCATTAGAAGAACAAGTAGCTGTTGAATTTGAAACTGATATGAATTCAAATACAAATAAACTCGTAGTAATAATGAGTTGGGGTTCGACCAAGGGTGCTATTCTAGATTCCTTGGACAAGATAATTTCAGAAAAGCAGGATGTTAGTTTTCTATTCATTCAAATAAAACTTCTTAATCCATTTCCAGGAAAACGATTACAAGAAATCATAAAAAGCAAGATAGATCAAATTAAGAATCATTCACAATCATTTTCAGAAAAAGACATTACTTATATTATTATTGAAATGAATTATTTATCACAGCTCGACATTTTGATTAAGCAGAATACGGAAGTACAAACTAACTTCAATATATTGAAGTATAATGGTAGACCGATGAGTCATACTGAAATTTATGATTCTCTGAATAACATTTTAAATAACAATTCTCAAAAGAGAGTGATATTATCTAATGGAGTATAA
- the pdxS gene encoding pyridoxal 5'-phosphate synthase lyase subunit PdxS — protein sequence MSEGQKILIENDKSTITGSVLVKRGFAHMQKHGVIMDVTNVEQAQIAEESGAVAVMVLDKLPYDVRKAGGVARTAGVKTIEDIMNSVSIPIMAKCRIGHVSEAQMLETCGVDMVDESEVLTPADEENHIWKWDFTTPFVNGAKNLGEALRRIEEGASMIRTKGEPGTGNVAEAVTHIKILNREVRLLRGAYSDDDFQEMIKLSREFRVSLEMVREVGRIGRLPVVNFAAGGITTPSDAAFLMRLGCDGVFVGSGIFKSADPALRARAVVLATTFYDDEKVLLEAQKMVDEKKSLVGLDTKNLDLKMQERGPLV from the coding sequence ATTTCTGAGGGACAAAAAATCCTTATTGAAAATGACAAGAGCACTATTACAGGTAGTGTATTAGTCAAGAGAGGCTTTGCTCATATGCAAAAACATGGAGTAATCATGGATGTTACAAATGTAGAACAAGCTCAAATTGCTGAAGAATCAGGCGCAGTTGCAGTAATGGTTTTGGATAAACTGCCCTATGACGTAAGAAAAGCAGGTGGAGTTGCTAGAACCGCCGGTGTCAAAACAATTGAAGATATTATGAACTCAGTCTCTATTCCAATCATGGCAAAATGCAGAATAGGACATGTTTCTGAAGCCCAAATGCTAGAGACTTGTGGAGTAGATATGGTCGATGAAAGCGAGGTATTGACACCTGCTGATGAGGAAAACCATATTTGGAAGTGGGATTTTACCACACCATTTGTAAATGGCGCAAAGAACTTGGGAGAAGCATTAAGAAGAATCGAAGAAGGTGCATCAATGATTAGAACCAAGGGCGAACCAGGCACAGGGAATGTTGCTGAAGCTGTTACACACATTAAAATCCTTAATAGAGAAGTACGATTGTTACGTGGCGCATATTCCGACGACGACTTCCAAGAGATGATAAAGCTATCTAGAGAATTTAGAGTTTCTCTAGAAATGGTAAGAGAAGTAGGAAGAATTGGTCGCCTTCCTGTTGTAAACTTTGCTGCTGGAGGAATAACCACTCCTTCTGATGCAGCTTTTTTGATGAGATTGGGATGTGACGGTGTATTTGTAGGCTCTGGAATATTCAAATCAGCAGACCCAGCGTTGCGTGCTAGAGCAGTGGTGTTAGCAACTACTTTCTATGATGATGAAAAAGTATTGTTAGAAGCTCAAAAAATGGTAGATGAGAAAAAATCACTAGTCGGACTAGATACAAAGAACCTGGATCTCAAAATGCAAGAGAGAGGACCATTAGTATAA
- a CDS encoding ABC transporter substrate-binding protein: MSGLIIILVIVSSNPDLNVPLLSGNNELTNKIGIHNGDTKADFLRIGYFPNLNHAPAIIQQESDDFDKYNFSNITISRHAFNSERSIIEALYSGKIDIAYVNPSTVIDSFILLGNQDFRIISGLSCGGVSFIVRNDSGIETADDLGGKEFVTLQLGNTEDIALRKYLVENGYNTVENGGNVTVVASKPGDLITQFQNKEIDGAWVPEPIPTILKEQANGMVFVDERNLWPDGKFVTGNIMVRTDYLMENPDIIKNFLNIHVDETLWINSQLFNTNNTEVAGMNKSEIVSAFNNGLINITGKTYPDNQLAEALPRLEFTFDPLSDSLHKIIEDAQDLGIIKLGLNWKVEFNKIYDLTLLNEVLREKGISLFIK; encoded by the coding sequence ATGTCAGGCCTTATTATTATTTTAGTCATTGTTTCTTCCAATCCTGATCTCAACGTCCCCTTATTGTCAGGAAATAATGAGCTTACAAATAAAATCGGAATTCATAACGGAGACACTAAGGCCGATTTCTTGAGAATCGGATATTTTCCTAATCTAAATCATGCACCAGCAATTATTCAACAAGAGAGTGATGACTTTGATAAGTATAATTTTAGTAACATTACTATTTCTAGACATGCCTTTAATTCTGAGCGTTCCATCATAGAGGCACTTTACTCTGGTAAAATTGATATTGCTTATGTTAATCCAAGTACAGTAATAGATTCCTTTATATTGTTAGGAAATCAGGATTTCCGAATAATTTCAGGTTTATCTTGTGGCGGAGTCTCCTTCATAGTCAGAAATGATTCTGGCATAGAAACAGCAGACGATCTGGGAGGAAAGGAGTTTGTGACTTTACAATTAGGTAACACAGAAGATATAGCATTGAGGAAATATTTGGTTGAAAATGGCTACAACACGGTTGAAAATGGAGGAAATGTAACTGTAGTTGCCTCAAAGCCTGGTGATTTAATAACGCAATTCCAAAATAAAGAGATAGATGGAGCATGGGTTCCCGAACCCATTCCTACGATTTTAAAAGAACAAGCAAATGGAATGGTGTTTGTAGACGAAAGGAATCTGTGGCCCGATGGTAAATTTGTCACCGGTAATATTATGGTTAGAACGGATTATCTAATGGAGAATCCTGACATTATAAAGAATTTCCTTAATATTCATGTTGACGAAACTTTATGGATAAATAGTCAACTATTCAATACAAATAATACGGAAGTAGCTGGAATGAATAAATCTGAAATTGTATCTGCCTTTAATAACGGATTAATAAATATCACAGGAAAAACATATCCCGATAATCAATTAGCAGAAGCATTACCTAGATTGGAATTTACTTTCGACCCTCTTTCAGATTCACTTCACAAGATTATTGAAGATGCCCAAGATCTGGGGATTATTAAATTGGGTTTAAATTGGAAAGTGGAATTTAACAAAATCTATGATTTGACGCTGCTTAATGAGGTACTAAGAGAAAAGGGAATTTCATTATTCATCAAATGA
- a CDS encoding patatin-like phospholipase family protein — protein sequence MNYTVPKSHPKHAATRKVENVLVLQGGGSLGAFSCGVYKALAEENIKIDIVAGTSIGGINAAIIAGSKKDNNTPEKSLEEFWYELSDSSYEIIPETSAFVYDSSKRAYDYERIPSAANNAALFGVPKMFIPRWDFSNIFKDRDYFNPATWTYIYDHSPLRKTLDKYVDYDKLFLNKDINKSNNDIKRLILTAVNVLTAEPITFDSWKMQIKPNHLLATSAYPIYGFPSVEVDKGVYAWDGSLLSNTPVREVIAASPRNDKHIFIVENYPRVIDRLPSNMVEVLDRAKDIIFSDKTKHNIKMTKLVTRQIQLIEQLYDFYEQSDKQGVDPYQSKQIEKEYNELVNNYGAEIHTVMRITRNRIETPNVSKNANFSKKAIKDLIHQGRTKMLDVIKNFKEHTRSDQLRVKS from the coding sequence ATGAATTACACAGTTCCTAAGAGCCATCCAAAACACGCAGCGACTAGAAAGGTAGAGAACGTACTAGTGCTACAAGGAGGTGGCTCATTGGGAGCATTTTCCTGTGGAGTTTACAAGGCATTGGCAGAGGAAAACATAAAAATAGATATTGTTGCAGGCACTTCGATAGGCGGAATTAATGCTGCAATAATAGCTGGTAGCAAAAAAGATAACAATACTCCTGAAAAAAGCCTTGAGGAATTCTGGTACGAATTATCTGACAGCAGTTATGAGATTATTCCAGAAACATCTGCATTTGTTTATGATTCTTCCAAAAGGGCATATGACTACGAACGGATACCATCAGCCGCTAACAATGCGGCATTGTTTGGAGTTCCAAAAATGTTTATTCCTCGATGGGACTTTAGTAACATATTCAAAGATAGAGATTATTTTAATCCTGCAACTTGGACGTATATTTATGATCATTCGCCTTTGAGAAAAACACTGGACAAGTATGTAGACTATGATAAATTATTTCTAAATAAAGATATCAACAAGTCCAATAACGATATTAAAAGGCTTATTCTGACTGCAGTAAATGTTCTCACTGCCGAACCTATAACATTTGATAGCTGGAAGATGCAGATCAAGCCAAATCACTTACTGGCCACGTCCGCATATCCAATTTACGGATTTCCGTCGGTTGAAGTGGATAAAGGTGTGTATGCATGGGACGGTAGCTTACTAAGCAATACACCTGTTAGAGAGGTAATAGCAGCGTCACCTAGAAATGATAAACATATTTTTATAGTTGAAAACTATCCACGGGTAATTGATAGATTGCCATCAAATATGGTAGAAGTACTAGACAGGGCAAAAGATATCATATTTAGTGACAAGACCAAACACAATATTAAAATGACCAAGCTTGTGACAAGACAGATTCAGTTAATTGAACAGCTCTACGACTTTTACGAACAATCTGATAAGCAAGGTGTAGATCCTTATCAGTCAAAACAGATTGAAAAAGAGTATAACGAGCTAGTTAACAATTATGGAGCAGAAATACATACTGTAATGAGGATCACTAGAAACAGAATCGAAACACCCAATGTATCTAAAAACGCTAACTTTTCAAAGAAAGCTATTAAGGATTTGATTCATCAAGGTAGAACAAAAATGTTAGACGTGATAAAAAATTTCAAAGAACATACAAGGTCTGACCAATTGAGAGTAAAATCATAA
- the pdxT gene encoding pyridoxal 5'-phosphate synthase glutaminase subunit PdxT encodes MNSLKIGILGLQGDIEENSSAIKESLRELGTEGQIVQLKNITGVEELHGLVIPGGESTVIGLLLSLHKINLELLVKKINEGLPVLGTCAGLILLANKVHDRTLGETKQQTLQILDATVERNAFGRQRDSFEAELEIPILGKEQFKGVFIRGPAITNVGNNVQILAKFRNQVVAVRQNNIIATSFHPELASDNRFHETFLNMCLKYCKSKETSHDDL; translated from the coding sequence ATGAACAGTCTTAAAATTGGAATACTTGGTCTCCAAGGAGACATTGAAGAAAATTCATCAGCGATAAAGGAATCATTGCGCGAGCTGGGGACTGAAGGACAAATAGTACAGCTCAAAAATATTACCGGTGTTGAGGAATTGCATGGACTAGTAATTCCTGGCGGAGAGAGTACAGTAATTGGATTATTATTGTCTCTTCATAAGATTAATCTGGAGCTATTGGTAAAGAAAATTAATGAAGGATTACCAGTACTTGGGACGTGTGCTGGCCTCATTCTTTTAGCAAACAAGGTCCATGATAGAACATTGGGAGAAACAAAACAACAAACGCTACAGATTTTAGATGCTACTGTTGAGAGAAATGCATTTGGAAGACAACGAGATTCATTTGAAGCCGAATTAGAAATTCCCATTTTGGGGAAAGAGCAATTCAAAGGGGTTTTCATTAGAGGACCAGCAATCACTAATGTGGGTAATAATGTTCAGATCCTTGCTAAATTTCGAAATCAGGTAGTAGCCGTTAGACAAAATAATATTATCGCAACTTCATTTCATCCTGAGCTAGCAAGTGACAACAGGTTTCATGAAACCTTTTTGAATATGTGCTTAAAATATTGCAAATCGAAGGAAACCAGTCATGACGACCTGTAA
- a CDS encoding 2-oxoacid:ferredoxin oxidoreductase subunit beta, whose protein sequence is MEYKIADYKTEVHNDWCAGCGDFGILNSIQMALFELQILPHEAAIFSGIGCSGKTPHFINTFGVHTLHGRVLPFAQGAKLSNPKLRIVAVGGDGDGLGIGSGHFVNAGRRNIDLTYIIYNNGVYGLTKGQASPTLKLGMKTKSLPQPNVNESINPIALACISGFTFIARGYSYDVRFLKEVIKKGIMHRGLSFIDVLQPCPTYNDINTKEWYQSFTIDENNPKVRIPKIYKLEEEGFDGTVNDESEASTKISSAIEKSKEWENRIPVGIFYENNLIPTFEKRLQSRIENYETYPPAVQTIMDNEGYPNIDVDGLVDDLKAKSSH, encoded by the coding sequence ATGGAGTATAAGATAGCAGATTATAAGACAGAAGTTCACAACGATTGGTGTGCAGGTTGTGGAGATTTTGGAATTCTTAATTCAATACAAATGGCTCTCTTTGAATTGCAAATACTCCCACACGAAGCTGCTATTTTTTCAGGAATAGGTTGTTCAGGAAAAACCCCCCATTTTATAAATACGTTTGGCGTACATACACTTCATGGAAGAGTACTTCCTTTTGCTCAAGGTGCAAAGCTATCAAATCCCAAATTAAGAATAGTTGCTGTTGGAGGAGATGGTGACGGTTTGGGGATAGGGTCAGGTCATTTTGTAAATGCGGGAAGGAGGAATATAGATCTGACTTACATTATTTATAATAACGGAGTATATGGTTTGACTAAAGGACAAGCTTCTCCTACTTTGAAATTAGGAATGAAAACTAAATCGTTACCTCAACCTAATGTTAATGAAAGTATTAATCCAATCGCCCTTGCTTGTATTAGTGGGTTTACATTTATAGCTAGAGGTTATTCATATGATGTTAGATTTCTTAAGGAGGTGATCAAGAAGGGTATTATGCATCGAGGTTTGTCCTTCATTGACGTATTGCAACCATGCCCAACATATAATGATATCAATACTAAGGAATGGTATCAAAGTTTTACGATTGATGAGAATAATCCAAAGGTAAGAATTCCCAAAATTTATAAGCTAGAGGAAGAAGGTTTTGATGGTACTGTAAACGATGAAAGTGAAGCTTCAACCAAAATTAGCTCAGCTATTGAAAAATCGAAGGAATGGGAGAACAGAATTCCCGTTGGGATTTTTTATGAAAATAATCTAATACCTACATTCGAGAAGAGACTACAATCAAGAATAGAGAATTACGAAACATATCCTCCAGCAGTTCAAACGATCATGGATAACGAAGGATACCCAAATATTGATGTTGACGGTTTAGTCGATGACCTAAAAGCTAAAAGTTCCCATTAG
- a CDS encoding copper resistance CopC family protein, whose translation MYLLFSTITVVTLFLLGSMLLGLNAHGHASPISYIPKPNEVINLGNGNPPPNTVAITFTETPEPRASSINVVNSNNERIDNDDLKVSEADKSISISLDQAKLIPGIYTADWLVLSTDDGHITKGTYVFTVEGESNGLSNSPNQSDGLMQSPQLSGSQQSANDNTWGYSKNITTDEGIDLKFEINPYVTGQNTFNLSAFYTNGSAVENIRNVFLEFNNPSKDLGPIVDTMNKTSVGNYSSTGAFLSQTGSWEVKITVQRIGEYDINQEFDLDILDR comes from the coding sequence ATGTATTTATTGTTTTCTACCATCACTGTAGTTACATTATTTCTTCTCGGATCTATGTTACTTGGTTTAAATGCTCATGGTCACGCAAGTCCCATTAGTTATATCCCTAAACCAAATGAGGTTATTAACTTAGGCAATGGAAATCCACCACCAAATACAGTAGCCATTACATTTACAGAAACTCCTGAACCAAGAGCGAGTAGCATTAATGTAGTTAATTCCAATAATGAAAGAATAGATAATGATGACTTGAAAGTTTCTGAGGCAGATAAATCTATTTCAATAAGTCTAGATCAAGCCAAGCTTATTCCTGGAATCTACACTGCCGACTGGTTAGTTTTATCAACAGATGACGGTCACATTACCAAAGGCACGTATGTCTTTACTGTTGAAGGAGAAAGCAATGGTCTTTCTAACAGTCCAAATCAAAGTGATGGATTAATGCAATCACCACAACTATCCGGTTCACAACAATCAGCTAACGATAATACTTGGGGATATTCAAAGAATATCACTACAGATGAAGGTATTGACCTAAAATTTGAAATTAATCCTTATGTTACAGGTCAAAATACATTTAACCTCTCTGCTTTCTACACGAATGGTTCAGCAGTAGAAAATATTAGAAATGTGTTTTTGGAATTCAATAATCCTTCTAAAGATTTGGGTCCAATAGTAGACACAATGAACAAAACGAGTGTCGGAAACTATTCATCAACTGGTGCTTTTCTAAGTCAAACAGGAAGCTGGGAAGTAAAAATAACAGTTCAGAGAATTGGCGAATATGATATTAATCAGGAGTTTGATTTGGATATATTGGATAGGTAG